From a region of the bacterium genome:
- a CDS encoding electron transfer flavoprotein subunit alpha/FixB family protein, giving the protein MSNDMDNPWLAWAQSQEAALAEAASASGTLNTGNEYRNIWVYVETEGGYVAPETRKLMGKARELGDLLGARVQAVVLAGGEALAKDLIGYGADTVMLAEHPVLETFQLEAYAKALGQLVAAYKPEIFLFSASRAGEDLAPRLAARLGTGFLADATDLELDDAERLLRVTRQTFAEKILTVAVIAERKPQVVTVRPGVFREADFDRFRGGEVAKVEVDLAPEDRLTRIVGVLAPA; this is encoded by the coding sequence ATGAGCAACGACATGGACAACCCCTGGCTCGCCTGGGCCCAGTCCCAGGAGGCGGCCCTGGCTGAGGCGGCGAGCGCGAGCGGCACCCTCAACACCGGCAACGAGTACCGCAACATCTGGGTCTACGTCGAGACCGAGGGCGGCTACGTCGCCCCCGAGACCCGCAAGCTCATGGGCAAGGCCCGCGAGCTCGGGGACCTGTTGGGGGCGCGGGTGCAGGCGGTGGTGCTTGCGGGCGGCGAGGCGCTCGCCAAGGACCTCATCGGCTACGGGGCTGACACGGTGATGCTTGCCGAGCACCCCGTGCTCGAGACCTTCCAGCTCGAGGCCTACGCCAAGGCCCTGGGCCAGCTGGTCGCCGCCTACAAGCCCGAGATCTTCCTCTTCTCGGCGAGCCGCGCGGGCGAGGATCTCGCCCCGCGCCTCGCCGCCCGTCTGGGCACGGGCTTTTTGGCCGATGCGACCGACCTCGAACTCGACGACGCCGAGCGCCTCCTGCGCGTCACCCGCCAGACCTTCGCCGAGAAGATCCTGACGGTGGCGGTCATCGCCGAGCGCAAGCCTCAGGTGGTGACGGTGCGCCCGGGCGTTTTCCGGGAGGCGGACTTCGATCGCTTCCGGGGCGGCGAGGTCGCCAAGGTGGAGGTCGACCTGGCCCCCGAAGACCGCCTGACGCGGATCGTGGGGGTGCTCGCGCCGGCTTAG
- a CDS encoding electron transfer flavoprotein subunit beta/FixA family protein — translation MASHHIVVAIKQVPDTTDVKLDPKTGVVARDLTKGIINPEDKYALELALGLKGPADKITVLSMGPETARDALKEALAMGADEAVLVTDPLAAGSDALATARVLKAALDKLGPVDLLLTGRRSIDGWTGAIAPMVAELAERPLVSAIRAATLSDGKLVAEQAWGDAHQQIECPLPAVASVTREAKTPRLATAMGIMKAAKKPLTTWTLADLGVAPQTVGLAGALTKVVRVAKVGK, via the coding sequence ATGGCTAGCCATCACATCGTCGTCGCCATCAAGCAGGTCCCCGACACGACCGACGTCAAGCTCGATCCCAAGACCGGGGTCGTGGCGCGGGATCTGACCAAGGGCATCATCAACCCCGAGGACAAGTACGCCCTGGAGCTGGCGCTTGGCCTCAAGGGCCCCGCCGACAAGATCACGGTCCTTTCCATGGGCCCCGAGACGGCCCGCGACGCCCTCAAGGAGGCCCTCGCCATGGGCGCCGACGAGGCCGTCCTCGTCACCGACCCGCTGGCGGCGGGCTCGGACGCGCTCGCGACCGCCCGGGTCCTCAAGGCGGCGCTCGACAAGCTCGGGCCGGTGGATCTGCTCTTGACCGGGCGCCGTTCGATCGACGGCTGGACCGGGGCGATCGCCCCCATGGTCGCCGAGCTCGCCGAGCGGCCGCTGGTCTCGGCGATCCGCGCGGCCACCCTCTCGGACGGCAAGCTCGTCGCCGAGCAAGCGTGGGGTGATGCCCACCAGCAGATCGAGTGCCCGCTGCCCGCGGTCGCCTCGGTGACCCGCGAGGCCAAGACCCCGCGCCTGGCGACCGCCATGGGCATCATGAAGGCGGCCAAGAAGCCCCTCACCACCTGGACCCTCGCGGATCTCGGGGTGGCGCCGCAGACGGTGGGGCTCGCGGGCGCGCTGACCAAGGTCGTGCGCGTGGCCAAGGTAGGCAAGTAG